A single genomic interval of Pogoniulus pusillus isolate bPogPus1 chromosome 24, bPogPus1.pri, whole genome shotgun sequence harbors:
- the AKIP1 gene encoding A-kinase-interacting protein 1: MEGARAGRTAGLARDVLERARRRRRRPAGRLLPAPASASAPEEDSERLSAAFASIVNLMNQATKECEKYYSFMAACKYKEHEIKHICRYHGRQAAESEMASQEEERTEASVVPSQGQTCQQHTRQASEDIYIEVSPGTYSVTATSEDMVQQTHVVDVSAGQSIDLTFVL, from the exons ATGGAGGGGGCGCGCGCGGGGCGGACGGCGGGTTTGGCGCGCGACGTGCTGGAgcgggcgcggcggcggcggcggcgtcCGGCGGGGCGGCTCCTGCCGGCCCCGGCCTCGGCCTCGGCCCCG GAAGAAGATTCGGAACGGCTCAGCGCAGCGTTCGCTTCCATTGTGAACCTGATGAATCAAGCCACAAAGGAATGCGAG AAGTATTACAGCTTTATGGCAGCCTGTAAATACAAAGAACATGAAATCAAACACATCTGTAGATATCATGGCAGGCAAGCAGCTGAAAGTGAGATGGCATCTCAAGAAGAGGAG agaaCTGAAGCCTCTGTAGTGCCCAGTCAAGGTCAAACTTGCCAGCAACAT ACCAGACAAGCTTCTGAAGACATCTACATTGAAGTTTCTCCTGGCACCTACTCTGTCACAGCAACCTCAGAGGATATGGTGCAGCAAACCCATGTGGTGGATGTCAGTGCAGGACAAAGTATTGATCTAACTTttgttctatga
- the C24H11orf16 gene encoding uncharacterized protein C11orf16 homolog, translating to MAHLGGLLPMDRKYCSATLALHKCWCSSMVPAVIPCCRSSSVAHPAWITEPLTPQRCQRISHCLCCPGPAQKRLSSLGKSVGLGSNVPVLVRGEQDGFYYRGTIKEEAENERGTFLVEFAKALVSGGRHPVCVQKTAKDDILEYVNGMKHSLVPGDKVLAPWEPDMVRYSPGSVLMGIETRDPLRASEDEDVTVQFWNGKKVKLPRGVALWIPPRLWERIVEMIHMPFTSRVKTRESLDTKPCILSCSLKPALIPVRAVHRLAKHCLLCSPCWPHFHCHCDGVCCSLAYKRQNCCYQHSVDTWWPLPSRSVASQGETEQTESSSKPSPCLLELKDPNQEAVADVAVSPHYSDSELDLKPLSTKSSVVDSVVNTGSVFLEKPRIKDSARPNGEYWKRSHHKSHPSDSGLPSCSSTCAKVKMESKGLSTGNMSGVASANQSALFETFEQSPRGQLSVEEIARHQDLKLLLREEASEKQRYKTARKETESDDKCRVTCIGNSKMDDTDYVRRGQTEKLTALTCGKAERCDPPEFSKCTTDKVQELEFQETVDNSVYPTAY from the exons GTGTCAACGGATTAGCCActgtctctgctgccctggccctgcACAGAAGAGGCTGAGCAGTTTGGGGAAATCAGTGGGCTTAGGCAGCAATGtccctgtgctggtgagaggggAACAGGATGGATTTTATTATCGTGGTACAAtaaaagaggaggcagag AATGAAAGAGGCACGTTTCTGGTAGAGTTTGCCAAAGCACTCGTGTCAGGAGGAAGGCATCCAGTGTGTGTGCAAAAAACAGCGAAGGATGACATCCTGGAATATGTGAATGGGATGAAGCACTCCTTAGTCCCTGGAGACAAAGTGCTGGCACCCTGGGAGCCAGATATGGTCAGGTACAGCCCAGGAAGTGTCCTCATGGGCATTGAAACAAGGGACCCCTTACGAG CCTCAGAAGATGAAGATGTTACGGTCCAGTTCTGGAATGGAAAGAAAGTGAAACTCCCACGAGGTGTTGCCCTGTGGATCCCTCCTAGGCTGTGGGAGAGGATTGTAGAGATGATCCACATGCCCTTCACCAGCAGGGTGAAGACCAGAGAAAGTCTCGACACCAAACCTTGTATTTTATCCTGCAGTCTTAAACCAGCCCTGATTCCTGTTAGGGCTGTGCATAGGCTTGCCAAGCATTGCTTGCTctgctcaccctgctggccacacttccacTGTCACTGTGATGGTGTATGCTGTTCCTTAGCATATAAAAGACAGAACTGCTGCTACCAACACAGTGTTGATACCTGGTGGCCTCTGCCATCCAGATCGGTGGCCTCTCAGGGTGAAACTGAACAAACAGAGTCCAGCAGCAAGCCCTCTCCATGCCTTCTAGAACTGAAAGACCCAAACCAAGAAGCAGTAGCAGACGTGGCAGTGTCTCCCCACTATTCTGATTCAGAGCTGGACCTGAAGCCACTGTCCACTAAGAGCAGTGTGGTGGACAGTGTTGTTAACACAGGCTCTGTCTTTCTTGAGAAGCCCAGGATAAAGGATTCTGCAAGACCCAACGGGGAATACTGGAAAAGAAGCCACCACAAGTCCCATCCCAGTGATTCAG GACTTCCCAGTTGCAGCAGCACATGTGCAAAGGTTAAGATGGAATCCAAAGGCCTCTCTACTGGGAACATGTCTGGTGTTGCTTCAGCTAATCAAAGTGCACTGTTTGAAACATTTGAGCAGTCTCCCAGAGGGCAGCTCTCAGTGGAAGAAATTGCAAGGCACCAGGACTTGAAGCTGTTGTTGAGG GAAGAGGCATCAGAAAAACAAAGATATAAAACAGCAAGAAAGGAAACAGAGTCAGATGATAAATGTAGGGTAACTTGCATAGGAAACAGCAAAATGGATGATACAGACTATGTCAGAAGAGGACAGACAGAAAAACTAACTGCACTCACTTGTGGCAAAGCAGAGAGATGTGATCCACCAGAATTCAGTAAATGTACAACTGATAAAGTTCAGGAGCTGGAATTTCAG gaaACAGTAGACAATTCAGTCTACCCAACTGCCTACTGA